The following proteins are encoded in a genomic region of Acidobacteriota bacterium:
- a CDS encoding TlyA family RNA methyltransferase has translation MSKKERIDKLLVERGLADSRTKAQALVMAGIVLVNDRRVEKSSESFAIGEVIRIKGESAESKYVGRGGLKLEAALTAFEVDPTGFNCVDIGASTGGFTDCLLQHGAGRVTTIDVGTNQLVWSLRTDPRVDARENVNARSLQPDDFDTAFDLAVMDVSFISVTKIFASIVPLLTDNGRMIVLIKPQFEVGRGEVGKGGIVRESDKHERVVAEVNSFAESIGLTVKGIIDSPILGAEGNKEFLALYAR, from the coding sequence TTGAGCAAAAAGGAACGCATTGATAAACTTCTGGTCGAACGCGGCCTTGCCGATTCGCGCACCAAAGCTCAGGCTCTAGTGATGGCAGGCATTGTGCTTGTTAATGACCGTCGTGTGGAAAAATCATCCGAGTCATTTGCAATCGGTGAAGTCATCCGGATAAAAGGAGAATCTGCTGAATCGAAGTACGTTGGCCGCGGCGGCCTCAAGCTGGAAGCGGCCTTGACTGCATTCGAGGTCGATCCGACTGGTTTCAACTGTGTCGATATAGGGGCATCAACCGGCGGATTTACTGACTGTTTGCTTCAGCATGGGGCCGGCCGCGTAACAACGATCGATGTCGGCACTAACCAGCTCGTATGGTCGCTCCGCACCGATCCCCGAGTCGATGCGAGAGAGAATGTAAATGCACGTTCGCTGCAGCCCGACGACTTTGATACCGCATTCGACCTTGCCGTGATGGATGTTTCATTTATCTCGGTCACAAAGATCTTCGCGTCGATCGTGCCGTTGCTCACTGACAACGGCCGAATGATCGTGCTCATCAAACCGCAGTTTGAAGTAGGCCGCGGCGAAGTTGGAAAGGGCGGGATTGTCCGTGAAAGCGATAAACACGAACGCGTCGTCGCCGAAGTAAATTCATTCGCCGAGTCTATCGGCCTCACTGTGAAAGGTATCATCGATTCACCGATCTTAGGTGCCGAAGGGAATAAGGAGTTTCTCGCACTTTATGCACGATAA
- a CDS encoding winged helix-turn-helix transcriptional regulator, with translation MNESTLADLGTLFLALSDTTRLKLISLMADGEVSVGYLAESIDESQPKVSRHLAYLRTAGLVVTRRDGKHIFYGIEWPTDEIAANILTAVLGTRSRKQIGGQYNVSNGSLALERTDQHISGETYVNDYVPQEIEIYLL, from the coding sequence ATGAACGAATCAACTCTTGCTGACCTCGGAACACTCTTTTTAGCCCTTTCGGATACCACTCGACTTAAGCTGATCAGTCTAATGGCCGACGGGGAGGTATCAGTCGGCTATCTTGCGGAGTCGATCGACGAGAGCCAACCCAAGGTCTCGCGTCATTTGGCGTACCTGCGAACCGCAGGATTGGTTGTGACTCGGCGGGACGGTAAGCACATATTTTACGGTATCGAATGGCCGACAGACGAAATTGCGGCGAACATTTTGACGGCTGTGCTTGGAACCCGATCGAGAAAGCAGATCGGCGGGCAGTATAATGTGAGCAATGGCAGCCTGGCACTCGAGCGAACAGATCAGCACATATCGGGCGAAACATATGTAAACGACTACGTGCCCCAAGAGATAGAGATATATCTATTGTGA
- a CDS encoding PLP-dependent transferase has product MKAQHSIYTSAVHAGDDHSQHHGALSVPIYPASVYALPDADEGADIHNEIKDGYYYGRLGNPTQTALENAVAELEHGESALALASGMAAVSAAVFTLVRTGDHIIAPISGYSTTSNFLRNIGERFGVETTFVDAGDADNYRAAIKQNTKLLWIETPSNPIVQITDIAAVVAIAKAHDLETIADNTFATPFNQLPLDLGVDAVIHSATKYLGGHSDLTAGVIVGSRQIVEAARQGANKYYGGNIAPQVAWLVVRGIKTLALRMERHNENAFAIADMFFGHEKIAAIHYPGLPSHKNYEIALAQMTGGFGGMIGLDVGSIEAGKAFVNNCALFTLATSLGGVESIVQHSASMTHSTIPREERIAAGITDGLIRMSVGVEDVNDLIADIEQALDKM; this is encoded by the coding sequence GTGAAAGCTCAACATTCTATATACACATCAGCGGTACATGCCGGTGATGATCACTCGCAGCATCATGGAGCCCTGTCGGTTCCGATCTATCCGGCCTCGGTTTATGCTCTGCCTGACGCAGATGAAGGTGCGGACATCCACAATGAGATTAAGGACGGATATTATTACGGGCGTTTGGGAAATCCTACTCAGACGGCTTTGGAAAACGCTGTTGCGGAACTCGAGCACGGGGAATCCGCACTAGCTCTGGCCTCCGGCATGGCAGCCGTGTCGGCTGCAGTCTTTACGCTTGTCAGAACCGGCGACCATATCATTGCTCCAATTTCCGGGTATTCCACCACTTCGAACTTCCTTCGTAATATCGGTGAGAGGTTCGGTGTCGAAACCACGTTTGTTGACGCCGGAGATGCGGACAATTATCGAGCTGCTATCAAGCAAAATACTAAACTGCTCTGGATCGAAACTCCGTCAAATCCGATCGTTCAGATCACCGACATCGCTGCGGTAGTCGCGATAGCTAAGGCGCATGACCTTGAGACGATTGCCGACAATACCTTCGCGACGCCGTTCAATCAACTGCCGCTAGATCTCGGTGTCGATGCTGTCATTCATAGTGCGACCAAATACCTTGGCGGGCACAGCGACCTGACCGCCGGTGTCATCGTGGGGAGCCGACAGATCGTTGAGGCAGCGAGACAGGGTGCGAATAAATATTACGGTGGAAACATCGCACCGCAGGTGGCGTGGCTTGTTGTGCGCGGCATCAAAACACTGGCATTAAGAATGGAACGGCACAATGAGAACGCATTCGCCATCGCCGATATGTTTTTTGGCCATGAGAAGATCGCTGCTATTCATTATCCCGGATTGCCGTCGCATAAGAATTACGAGATCGCTCTGGCTCAAATGACCGGTGGATTTGGCGGAATGATTGGTCTTGATGTCGGCAGCATTGAGGCCGGCAAAGCCTTTGTCAATAATTGTGCGTTGTTTACACTCGCGACATCGCTCGGCGGGGTCGAATCGATCGTTCAGCATTCGGCGTCGATGACCCATTCGACGATTCCACGCGAAGAACGCATCGCTGCCGGGATCACCGACGGCCTGATCCGAATGTCGGTCGGCGTTGAGGACGTCAACGATCTCATTGCAGACATCGAGCAGGCTCTTGATAAGATGTAG